The Halarsenatibacter silvermanii sequence AGTTGCCCCAGTTTTTGGGAATTACTACGTCAGCATCTTCATAGGCCTGTTCCATGTCATGGGTTATGGTCAGCGAGCCATTATTCTTTTTGGCGCTGGCTTCAGCTCTTTCTATGACCCAATCAGGCAGCTTGAATCCTTCCGGATAGGCTAATGTTACATCCATGCCGTATTTGGGGAAGAGCTGAACCTGTGAAACCGGTACAGAAATCGGCTTTTTGTGAGTGGTGGCGTAAGCCCAGATGACCGATACCTTCAAATTCTCCAGATTATTCTTCTTCTCCTCGATGGTCAATAGATCGGCCAGAGCCTGCATGGGATGATAAAGATCACACTGCAGATTCATCACCGGCACGCGTGAATACTCAGCCAGAGTTGTAAGATAGTCATTGCCTATATCCCAGTCACAGTTGCGGCAGGCCAGACCGTGGCCGAAACTGCTCAGGACTATAGCTGTGTCTTTGGCCTCCTCACCGTGAGAAACCTGCATGGTTGAGGTGTCGAGAAAATTAGCATGACCGCCCAGCTGAGCCAGGCCTGCCTCCATCGAATTGCGCGTCCTGGTAGATTCCTCAAAAAACATCAAAAATGCCGTCTTGTTTTTCAAATAAGGGGTGTCGGCATCCATGGCAAATTTCTGCTTGAGATCTTTTGAAACTTCGAGCAATGTGTCTATCTCGCCCCGGGACCAATCTTCAAGTGTTATAAAATCTTTATTCCT is a genomic window containing:
- a CDS encoding ornithine carbamoyltransferase codes for the protein MQTEFRNKDFITLEDWSRGEIDTLLEVSKDLKQKFAMDADTPYLKNKTAFLMFFEESTRTRNSMEAGLAQLGGHANFLDTSTMQVSHGEEAKDTAIVLSSFGHGLACRNCDWDIGNDYLTTLAEYSRVPVMNLQCDLYHPMQALADLLTIEEKKNNLENLKVSVIWAYATTHKKPISVPVSQVQLFPKYGMDVTLAYPEGFKLPDWVIERAEASAKKNNGSLTITHDMEQAYEDADVVIPKNWGNWVTDPHDEEGSDLLEANQDWKCTEEMMNMADDDVIYMHALPADRGNEVEDSVIDGEHSVVFDEAENRLHTAKAVMTLTMGGRG